The DNA segment AAAAACGCGCGCTCCACGAAGTCGAAGGGCGGCGCCATCGGGTTGTGCGTCCCGCCCTCGAACACGAGCGACGAGCTCCCCTCGCTCACGAGCAGCGCGGGCAGCACCGTCTGCAAGACGAGCGTCGCGCTCCCCGCGCTCCCGATCGCGAATCGGTACGATCCGTGCCGCACCACGCCCGGCTTGAACACGAGCTCGCGCGACCCGATCGCGTCGCCCGTGACCTCCGCGCCGCTCACCTCCGCGGCTGCGCGAACGGCCACGAGGTGTTGACGCATGAGCCCCGGCTTCGATCGCTTCGCGCGGATCGAGTGCACCCGGAACGCCTGACCCGTCACCATCGACAGGGCGAGCGAAGAGCGCAGGATCTGTCCTCCGCCCTCGCCCGTCGATCCATCCAGCACGAGCATCGCCTTCACCCCTTCACGCACACCACTTGCCGCAGCGTGCGCACGACCTCGACGAGATCGCGCTGCGCCTCCATCACGTCGTCGATCGACTTGTACGCGCCGGGCGTCTCGTCGATCACGTCCTCGTCCTTGCGGCACTCGATCCCGGCCGTCATGCGCGCGTGGTCCTCGAGCGTGAACGCCCGCTTCGCCGCCGCGCGCGACATCTTGCGACCCGCGCCGTGGCTACACGAGCAGAACGACTCGCGGTTCCCGAGGCCGCGAACGATGAAGCTCTTCGCGCCCATGCTGCCCGGGATGATGCCGAGCTCGCCCTCGCCCGCGCGCACCGCGCCCTTGCGCGTCACCCACACGTCCTTGCCGAAGTGGTGCTCCTTCGACACGTAGTTGTGGTGGCAGTTCACGGCCTCGTTCACGAGCTCGAACGGCGGCAGGAGCCCCGTCTTTCGCGCGGCCATGATCGTCGCCTCCATCATCAACGCGCGGTTCGTCCGCGCGAACTCCTGCGCCCACGCGAGCGCGCGCCAGTACGAGCCGAACGTCTCGCTCCCATCCGGGATGTAGGCGAGGTCCGCGTCCGGCAGGTTGATGAACCACCGCTTCATGTCCTTCTTCGCGAGGTCGATGAAGTGGCTCCCGATGCGGTTTCCCACGCCGCGCGAGCCCGAGTGCAGCATGAACCACACGTGGTCGCGCTCATCGAGGCAGACCTCGATGAAATGGTTCCCCGTCCCGAGCGTCCCGAGGTGACCGATCGACGTCCCGCGCCCGATCGTCGGGTTTTCCTTCACGATCGCCTCGTACGCCGGCGCGAGCAGCGCCCACGCCTTCTGCACGCGCTCGGGCGCGTCGCCCCACGCGCCGCGGTCGCCGGGCGCGCCGCCGTTCGTGCGCCCGTGCGGCACGGCCGCCTCGATCGCGCTGCGGATCTCCTTCAAATCGTCGGGGAGATGCGACGCCGTCAGCGTCGTCTCCACTGCGATCATCCCGCAGCCGATGTCGACGCCCACCGCGGCCGGGATGATCGCGCCGCTCGTCGCGATCACGCTCCCGACCGTCGCGCCCTTGCCCGCGTGCACGTCGGGCATCACCGCGACCCACTTGTGGAGGAAGGGCAGGCTCGCGAGGCGCCGCAGTTGCGCCTCCGCCTCGCTCTCGAACGGCACGCCGCGCGTCCAGGCCTTGATGGGCACGCCGGCGGTCTCGAACGTCAGGTGGGTCGTCTCGTTCATCGTCGTTGCCTTTCACGTCACGGGTGGACGCGGACCGGAAGAGCACGCCGCGTGCCTGGCTCTGGAAGCCCTTCTTCGCGCCCCTTCATAGACGGCTGGATAAAG comes from the Polyangium spumosum genome and includes:
- a CDS encoding RtcB family protein, whose product is MNETTHLTFETAGVPIKAWTRGVPFESEAEAQLRRLASLPFLHKWVAVMPDVHAGKGATVGSVIATSGAIIPAAVGVDIGCGMIAVETTLTASHLPDDLKEIRSAIEAAVPHGRTNGGAPGDRGAWGDAPERVQKAWALLAPAYEAIVKENPTIGRGTSIGHLGTLGTGNHFIEVCLDERDHVWFMLHSGSRGVGNRIGSHFIDLAKKDMKRWFINLPDADLAYIPDGSETFGSYWRALAWAQEFARTNRALMMEATIMAARKTGLLPPFELVNEAVNCHHNYVSKEHHFGKDVWVTRKGAVRAGEGELGIIPGSMGAKSFIVRGLGNRESFCSCSHGAGRKMSRAAAKRAFTLEDHARMTAGIECRKDEDVIDETPGAYKSIDDVMEAQRDLVEVVRTLRQVVCVKG